One Natranaerovirga hydrolytica genomic region harbors:
- a CDS encoding penicillin-binding transpeptidase domain-containing protein, whose protein sequence is MLNNILKSVYKFITHRLFILAVLTCVMFFILINRLFTLQIIQGEEHLNNFTLRISRDREIDPIRGNIYDRHGRPLASNALSYSVILDDSYDVENKNDMIYDLIRIIENNGDQIINNLPIRLNENNDFEHTVSGTRLTRFKRDIYGDNRISDEQLNATAEEDFLYLRDELFNVDIEQYNNEETLKILAIRYTLHLNRYFRFRPETIANHISDKTLADIRENNSKFPGISIIEEPLRVYNDGQYFAHIIGYTGAVSSTQLEELRAIDDSYRSTDIVGQSGIEREMETSLRGQMGSENVLVDSLGRTIDVIERTDPVQGNDVYLTIDKQLQMDVYDALERHLASLVADRITNYKSDDSDLNLDDVFAALINNNIISINEIASQTESDIQRNIYTIFLSEKESIIRNIEDQLTSNPVPLNALNADRRSFVNYIFRNHINNVLIRVPVENRNTDSVYVDYINGRISLKAFLEHAISADYVDIDAIGLSDNFYSNNEIYDILVNNILEAISANYYFDKEIYTYLLTSNSVSNRDMVLLLYEQDILEYDEDAINRIHNNQLNYVDFMKEKILELEITPQELALDPYSGSVVVTDINSGEVLALVSYPSYDNNKFVNGLDSQYYTQLQNDLTRPLFHRALQQRTAPGSTFKMITGMAALTEGVITPNERIRDQGLFTKINPPVSTWLYGQSRRTQGLLDIVDAIATSCNYFFSEVTYRMSTTVSNHYNSNLGLEVLGEYAAMFGLDRRTGIELPEYSPQMSTEDAIRSSMGQGTHNYTSAQLARYMATMANGGTVYNLSIIDKIASADKKVIEERNSTIDSVSDFNEEYLNIVRDGMYNVTSGSRGSSRNVFNDFPVSVAGKTGTAQESGLNHALFVGYAPYENPEISFSVVIPNGMGSNNATVLAKEMLKLYFRIDNTNEKLSYDNILQ, encoded by the coding sequence GTGTTAAACAATATATTGAAAAGTGTGTATAAATTTATTACACATCGTTTGTTTATATTAGCTGTCTTAACGTGTGTGATGTTTTTTATATTAATCAATAGACTATTTACATTGCAAATTATTCAAGGTGAAGAACATCTTAATAATTTTACCCTTAGGATTAGTAGAGACAGAGAAATTGACCCTATAAGAGGCAATATATATGATAGACATGGAAGGCCATTAGCTAGTAATGCATTGTCTTATTCTGTTATTCTAGATGACAGTTATGATGTAGAAAATAAAAACGATATGATCTATGATTTAATTAGGATAATAGAAAACAATGGCGATCAGATTATTAACAATCTTCCTATTAGATTAAATGAAAACAATGACTTTGAACATACAGTATCCGGAACCCGACTGACTCGCTTTAAACGTGATATATATGGAGATAATCGAATATCAGATGAACAGCTTAACGCTACTGCAGAAGAAGATTTTTTGTATTTAAGAGATGAGTTGTTTAATGTAGATATTGAACAGTATAACAATGAAGAAACTTTAAAGATACTGGCTATACGATATACATTGCATCTGAATCGGTATTTTAGATTTAGACCTGAAACCATTGCAAATCATATTAGTGATAAAACCTTGGCAGATATAAGAGAAAACAATAGTAAATTTCCTGGTATTTCAATTATTGAAGAGCCTTTAAGAGTCTATAATGATGGACAATATTTTGCTCATATCATTGGATATACAGGGGCTGTTTCAAGCACACAACTTGAGGAGTTAAGGGCCATAGATGATAGCTATCGCTCTACTGATATTGTTGGTCAATCTGGTATTGAAAGGGAAATGGAAACTTCTTTAAGAGGACAAATGGGTTCAGAAAATGTATTGGTAGATAGTTTAGGTAGAACCATTGATGTCATTGAGCGTACAGATCCTGTACAAGGTAATGATGTGTATTTAACCATAGACAAACAATTACAAATGGATGTATACGATGCTTTAGAACGTCATTTGGCTTCATTAGTTGCAGATCGTATTACAAATTATAAATCAGATGATTCGGATTTGAATTTAGATGATGTATTCGCTGCATTAATCAATAATAATATCATTAGCATTAATGAAATTGCCAGTCAAACTGAGTCAGACATTCAACGCAATATTTATACGATATTTTTATCAGAAAAAGAAAGCATTATTCGTAACATTGAAGACCAACTGACTTCTAATCCAGTGCCTTTGAATGCATTAAATGCTGATAGGAGAAGTTTTGTTAATTATATCTTTAGAAATCATATTAACAATGTATTGATTAGAGTACCTGTTGAAAATAGAAACACAGATTCAGTTTATGTTGATTATATAAATGGAAGAATTAGTTTAAAAGCGTTTTTAGAACATGCTATTTCAGCAGATTATGTAGATATAGATGCAATAGGGTTAAGCGATAATTTTTATAGCAATAATGAAATATATGATATTTTGGTTAACAACATATTAGAGGCTATTTCTGCCAATTATTATTTTGACAAAGAGATTTATACTTATTTATTAACATCTAATTCCGTTTCTAATCGAGATATGGTATTATTGTTATATGAACAAGATATTCTAGAATATGATGAAGACGCTATTAATCGTATCCATAATAATCAATTGAATTATGTTGATTTTATGAAAGAAAAAATCCTCGAGTTAGAGATTACACCACAAGAATTAGCGTTGGATCCTTATTCAGGTTCTGTTGTTGTAACGGATATAAATTCAGGCGAAGTTTTGGCTTTGGTAAGTTATCCAAGTTATGACAATAACAAATTTGTAAATGGTTTAGATTCACAATATTATACTCAGTTACAAAACGATTTGACTAGGCCATTGTTTCACAGAGCATTACAACAAAGAACAGCACCGGGGTCAACTTTTAAGATGATTACAGGTATGGCTGCATTGACAGAAGGTGTTATCACGCCTAATGAACGCATTCGAGATCAAGGATTATTTACAAAAATCAATCCGCCTGTATCCACTTGGTTATATGGTCAAAGTAGAAGGACACAAGGGTTGCTAGATATAGTAGATGCCATTGCAACTTCTTGTAATTACTTTTTTAGCGAAGTAACCTATAGGATGAGTACGACTGTAAGCAATCATTATAATAGTAATTTAGGACTAGAGGTACTAGGTGAATATGCTGCAATGTTTGGTTTAGATAGAAGAACAGGGATAGAATTACCTGAGTATTCGCCTCAAATGTCTACAGAAGATGCCATAAGATCTTCTATGGGACAGGGAACACATAATTATACATCGGCTCAATTGGCTAGATATATGGCGACCATGGCAAATGGTGGAACCGTGTACAACTTAAGTATTATTGATAAAATTGCATCTGCAGATAAAAAAGTAATTGAAGAAAGAAATAGTACAATAGACTCAGTAAGTGATTTTAATGAAGAATACTTGAACATTGTTAGAGATGGGATGTATAATGTAACCAGTGGTTCTAGAGGAAGTTCTAGAAATGTATTTAATGATTTTCCAGTTAGTGTTGCAGGTAAAACGGGTACTGCTCAAGAAAGTGGTCTTAACCATGCTTTATTTGTAGGATATGCACCTTATGAGAATCCTGAGATTTCTTTTTCAGTCGTTATTCCTAATGGCATGGGAAGTAATAATGCAACTGTATTAGCAAAAGAGATGCTTAAACTCTACTTTAGAATTGACAATACAAATGAAAAATTGAGTTATGATAATATACTTCAATAA